A genomic window from Drosophila albomicans strain 15112-1751.03 unplaced genomic scaffold, ASM965048v2 utg000002c_pilon, whole genome shotgun sequence includes:
- the LOC117568004 gene encoding procathepsin L-like: MIFLRFLEIMRNDQSQSGYIMPHIIQIYDQLILKNFNMKAVICILLMALVGFIQARITYDNLLNAEFELFKVAHKKSYDSEYEEQLRLKIFKDNKKLIDRHNKFYVAKKKTYKMGVNKFTDLTPEEFKRLMLPSLNTNHSLEGIDYIYNPSSKKNLPSEVDWRVKGAVNPVKDQGQCGSCWAFSAVGSLESQYFIHKGISVSLSEQNLMDCSSDDPYDNDGCDGGLPIEALNYVKDNGGIDTESSYPYEETDDDCSYDEDDVGAQISGVSQIESGNEDALADAVANKGPISVCVDASFFQNYEGGVLNEPSCSQDTNHAVVIIGYGTDPDDGDYWLVRNSWGEDWGENGYIRMARNCDNQCGIANSAIYPLV, encoded by the coding sequence ATGATATTTTTGCGGTTTCTCGAGATCATGCGTAACGATCAATCCCAGTCTGGGTATATAATGCCTCACATTATACAGATCTATGATCAGTTGATATTGAAAAACTTCAATATGAAGGctgtaatttgcattttgcttatGGCACTCGTGGGATTTATCCAGGCAAGAATCACTTACGATAATTTACTTAACGCAGAATTTGAACTCTTTAAAGTGGCGCATAAGAAAAGCTACGATAGCGAATACGAAGAACAGCTGCGTCTGAAGATCTTTAAGGACAACAAGAAATTGATCGATAGGCATAACAAGTTCTAtgtagccaaaaaaaagacTTACAAGATGGgtgtaaataaattcactGACTTGACTCCAGAGGAATTTAAAAGGCTTATGCTCCCAAGCCTTAATACAAATCATTCACTGGAAGGTATCGACTATATTTACAATCCCTCTTCCAAGAAGAACCTTCCAAGTGAAGTTGATTGGCGTGTTAAGGGTGCTGTTAACCCAGTTAAAGATCAAGGCCAATGCGGCTCCTGTTGGGCTTTCTCTGCCGTAGGCTCTCTGGAAAGTCAGTACTTTATACACAAAGGAATAAGTGTATCTCTGTCTGAGCAAAATCTGATGGACTGCTCAAGTGACGATCCCTACGACAACGACGGTTGTGATGGCGGTTTGCCGATTGAAGCATTGAATTATGTTAAGGACAATGGTGGAATAGATACAGAAAGTTCTTATCCGTATGAAGAAACAGATGACGATTGCAGTTATGATGAGGACGACGTCGGAGCACAAATCTCGGGAGTTTCACAAATTGAAAGTGGAAATGAAGACGCATTGGCAGACGCCGTTGCCAATAAGGGACCCATCTCGGTGTGTGTCGATGCCTCCTTCTTCCAAAATTATGAAGGTGGCGTCTTAAATGAACCATCGTGCTCTCAAGATACAAACCAtgctgtagttattattggcTATGGCACCGATCCAGATGATGGAGATTATTGGTTGGTGAGGAACTCTTGGGGCGAGGATTGGGGTGAAAACGGATACATTCGCATGGCTCGCAATTGTGACAATCAATGCGGTATTGCCAATTCAGCCATTTATCCATTAGTTTAA
- the LOC117567987 gene encoding procathepsin L-like translates to MKAIILILVLVAVVHATSLKDILKAEFNAFKLKHHKTYKDASEELKSLQNYLENKKLIDSHNKRYAAGEVSYEMGINQFSDLNSKEFQETVLSSINANDLTIGITQIYTPSPSVQIPGSIDWREKGAVTRVKDQGGCGSCWAFSAIGTLEGQNFIKNRQLISLSEQNLIDCSKENGGCDGGWPETALNFIKDNGGVDTEDSYPYEERDGECRFNAENIGAKVTGTVGVASGDESALAAAVAEKGPISVAVDASQFQNYQGGVFDEPSCQDDVNHGVVVVGYGRDDIGGDYWLVKNSWSESWGENGYIRIARNKNNQCKIADHGVYPLV, encoded by the coding sequence ATGAAAGCAATCATTCTAATTCTAGTCCTCGTGGCAGTTGTCCATGCAACTAGTTTGAAAGACATTCTAAAGGCTGAGTTTAACGCCTTCAAATTGAAGCACCACAAAACCTACAAGGATGCTAGTGAGGAGTTGAAGAGCCTGCAGAACTACTTAGAAAATAAGAAACTGATCGATAGTCACAACAAGCGATATGCTGCTGGGGAAGTATCTTACGAAATGGGCATCAATCAATTCTCAGACTTGAACTCCAAGGAATTCCAGGAGACAGTGCTGTCAAGCATCAATGCCAATGACTTGACAATTGGTATCACTCAAATATACACTCCATCACCAAGTGTTCAAATACCCGGAAGCATAGATTGGCGTGAGAAGGGAGCAGTTACAAGAGTTAAGGATCAAGGCGGATGTGGATCTTGCTGGGCTTTTTCTGCCATTGGCACACTAGAGGGCCAAAACTTTATCAAGAACCGACAGCTTATCTCGCTATCCGAACAGAATCTAATCGATTGCTCCAAGGAGAATGGCGGATGTGATGGCGGCTGGCCAGAAACTGCATTAAACTTTATCAAGGACAATGGTGGTGTTGACACTGAGGACTCATATCCCTATGAAGAGAGGGATGGCGAATGTCGTTTCAATGCTGAGAACATTGGCGCAAAGGTCACTGGCACTGTCGGTGTGGCCAGTGGAGATGAGTCTGCGCTGGCAGCAGCCGTTGCAGAGAAGGGTCCCATTTCAGTGGCCGTTGATGCTTCACAATTTCAGAACTATCAAGGAGGTGTCTTCGATGAACCTTCGTGTCAGGACGATGTAAACCACggcgttgtcgtcgttggctATGGTCGTGATGACATTGGCGGCGACTATTGGCTGGTGAAGAACTCCTGGTCAGAGTCCTGGGGTGAAAATGGATACATTCGCATAGCGCGCAATAAGAATAATCAATGCAAGATTGCGGACCATGGTGTCTATCCGTTGGTCTAA